From the Oceanobacillus kimchii X50 genome, the window GGATAATCATTCTTTCCTTGAAAATATGGTAGAGATTAAAGGTGGGGAATTTTTGATGGGAACTCAAGAAAGTGATGGTTTTCCTGAAGATGGAGAAGGCCCTGTCAGACCTGTATCCGTAGGTTCATTTTTAATGGATTCCATCACTGTAACGAATAGACAATTTCAAGATTTCATTGAGGCTACCGGATATCTTACGGATGCAGAACGTTATGGTTGGTCTTTTGTATTTTTTCAATTTTTAAGTCAGGATGTGTTGGAGTCTGCGACAGAGAGAGTAGCCCAAACTCCTTGGTGGATAGTCGTAAAAGGTGCAGATTGGGCGCATCCAGAAGGTCCGAATTCATCTATTGACAATCGCATGTCCCATCCAGTAGTCCATGTGTCATGGAATGATGCAAATGCGTATTGTAAGTGGGCTGGAAAAAGACTACCAACAGAAGCTGAATGGGAAATGGCAGCTAGGGGTGGATTAGAACAAAAGCTATATCCATGGGGAAATGAACTTGTTCCAGATGGGGTTCATATGTGCAATATTTGGCAAGGTACCTTTCCAACGCATAATACATTGGATGATGGATATTTAGGCACTGCACCTGCAAAATCATTCCCAGCTAATTTA encodes:
- a CDS encoding formylglycine-generating enzyme family protein; amino-acid sequence: MKKKSCCVPNRSQQPKKTTEISGIKPTDNHSFLENMVEIKGGEFLMGTQESDGFPEDGEGPVRPVSVGSFLMDSITVTNRQFQDFIEATGYLTDAERYGWSFVFFQFLSQDVLESATERVAQTPWWIVVKGADWAHPEGPNSSIDNRMSHPVVHVSWNDANAYCKWAGKRLPTEAEWEMAARGGLEQKLYPWGNELVPDGVHMCNIWQGTFPTHNTLDDGYLGTAPAKSFPANLYGLFNMAGNVWEWCSDWFTNVPSNRGGENNPVGPNTGTSKVIRGGSYLCHKGYCNRYRVAARSANTPDSSTGNMGFRCVSNMK